A single window of Paenibacillus sp. SYP-B4298 DNA harbors:
- the lspA gene encoding signal peptidase II produces MRKLYVYYLIALAVFIVDYVTKKAIATQMQLGDKISVIGDFFLITSHRNKGAAFGILQGQRTFFLIITCAVVLGIIVYMYMNRRSGKPLLLVALGLVLGGAVGNFLDRALYGEVVDFLQFNFGSYMFPIFNVADMGIVIGVGLILLDTILTMREESKREKEGNNGNEQSIQ; encoded by the coding sequence ATGAGAAAGCTATATGTGTATTATTTGATTGCGTTAGCGGTGTTCATTGTTGATTATGTAACGAAGAAGGCTATCGCCACTCAGATGCAATTAGGGGATAAAATCAGCGTCATTGGTGATTTCTTTCTGATTACTTCCCATCGGAACAAAGGAGCCGCCTTTGGAATCTTGCAAGGGCAAAGAACGTTCTTCCTTATTATCACTTGCGCGGTCGTACTCGGGATTATCGTCTATATGTACATGAACCGCAGGTCGGGCAAGCCGCTGCTGCTTGTTGCGCTTGGGCTCGTGCTTGGAGGAGCGGTAGGCAACTTTCTTGATCGCGCGCTGTATGGCGAGGTGGTCGATTTTTTGCAATTCAATTTTGGTAGCTACATGTTCCCGATCTTTAATGTTGCGGACATGGGCATCGTAATCGGGGTAGGGCTGATCTTGCTCGACACGATCTTGACGATGAGGGAAGAAAGCAAGAGGGAGAAGGAAGGGAACAATGGAAACGAGCAATCGATACAATGA
- the pyrR gene encoding bifunctional pyr operon transcriptional regulator/uracil phosphoribosyltransferase PyrR: protein MEEKHVIMDETAIRRALTRIAHEIVEKNRGIDDCLFVGIRTRGIFLAQRIAERVEEIEGKPVEVGELDITSYRDDRESGRRQVAGQEAAASLAKDGQPVSIQDKKVILFDDVLYTGRTIRAAMDALMDRGRPQLIQLAVLVDRGHRELPIRPDYVGKNVPTSKLEQIEVALTEIDDTDNVIIIHQRGQAG from the coding sequence ATGGAAGAAAAGCATGTCATCATGGACGAGACCGCCATAAGACGAGCGCTGACACGGATTGCGCACGAGATTGTCGAGAAAAATAGAGGTATCGATGATTGCTTGTTCGTCGGCATTCGCACGCGCGGCATCTTCCTCGCTCAGCGGATCGCAGAGCGTGTAGAGGAGATCGAAGGCAAGCCGGTTGAGGTCGGCGAGCTGGACATCACGTCCTATCGCGATGACCGGGAGAGCGGGCGGCGCCAGGTAGCGGGCCAGGAGGCGGCAGCTTCTCTGGCGAAGGATGGACAGCCGGTATCGATACAGGATAAGAAAGTCATTCTGTTCGACGATGTGCTGTACACTGGACGCACCATCCGAGCGGCTATGGACGCACTGATGGATCGCGGCCGCCCGCAGTTGATTCAGCTTGCGGTACTGGTGGACAGAGGACATCGGGAGCTGCCGATAAGGCCCGATTATGTAGGCAAGAATGTGCCGACCTCGAAGCTGGAGCAGATCGAGGTTGCACTGACAGAGATAGATGATACAGACAACGTGATCATTATACATCAGAGGGGGCAAGCCGGATGA
- a CDS encoding YggT family protein, whose product MIIGYVLLSWLPNVRESFIGQFLGKLVEPYLSIFRRFIPPIGGMLDISPIVAIFALRFVAMGLIAVIRFIAPGL is encoded by the coding sequence ATGATTATTGGTTATGTCTTGCTCTCCTGGCTCCCGAATGTCCGTGAAAGCTTCATCGGTCAATTTCTGGGTAAGCTGGTTGAGCCATATCTGTCGATCTTCAGACGATTCATTCCGCCTATTGGTGGAATGCTGGATATATCCCCGATCGTGGCGATCTTCGCGCTTCGCTTCGTAGCAATGGGGCTGATTGCTGTCATCCGGTTTATCGCTCCTGGCCTATGA
- a CDS encoding TraR/DksA C4-type zinc finger protein, with protein sequence MRIITTQQCEALRQLLLHDKQELESRLLTNEHYGLSESLKDSTGELSPIDNHPADVATEMYERGKDIALHEQDELHLERIEAALQAMDEGRYGTCITCGEPIPYERLEALPDTLYCTEHAPRQFVSDARPVEEQYLAPPFGRSSMDERDDYNGFDGEDAWQIVEQWGNSDSPAMAEHPSGDYDQLGIEADENDGFVEPLESFLANDITGNHKAFYRNHHYRDYCDAGEGDVTLEFASEDDF encoded by the coding sequence ATGCGCATCATAACGACACAGCAATGCGAGGCATTACGCCAGTTGCTCCTGCACGATAAGCAGGAGCTGGAGAGCCGCCTGCTTACGAATGAACACTATGGACTGTCCGAGTCGTTGAAGGATTCAACCGGAGAGCTATCCCCGATTGACAACCATCCGGCTGACGTCGCCACCGAGATGTATGAACGGGGCAAGGATATTGCCCTGCATGAACAAGACGAGCTGCATCTGGAGCGAATCGAGGCAGCGCTGCAAGCGATGGACGAGGGGCGCTATGGCACCTGCATCACCTGCGGCGAGCCGATCCCTTATGAACGTCTGGAGGCGCTCCCCGACACTCTGTACTGCACCGAGCATGCGCCGCGGCAGTTCGTCTCTGATGCTCGCCCGGTGGAGGAGCAGTATCTGGCTCCCCCATTCGGCCGCTCCAGCATGGACGAGCGAGACGACTACAATGGCTTCGACGGCGAAGATGCCTGGCAGATTGTCGAGCAATGGGGCAATTCCGACTCCCCTGCAATGGCGGAGCACCCAAGCGGCGATTATGATCAGCTCGGCATTGAGGCCGATGAGAACGACGGCTTCGTCGAGCCGCTGGAGAGCTTCCTTGCCAATGACATTACAGGCAATCATAAAGCGTTCTATCGCAATCATCACTACCGCGACTATTGTGATGCTGGAGAAGGCGATGTCACGCTGGAGTTTGCCAGCGAGGATGACTTCTGA
- a CDS encoding YlmH family RNA-binding protein: MRPEFYEHFHPDERAFVDRAWEWTQQAGRYHELKRTDFLDPRQAHILSTLVNRHADVALRLDGGYPEAERRRAIIAPDYLPLEHEPAAIVVLSVSSVDRTLAELDHGDYMGAILGLGMKRDRIGDIHVHEDGCHALVAQEIADYMDVHLRQVHRVQVLTELLPLERLRTAQQQLEEMSFTVASMRLDGICSDVYRISRAKIVDPIRAGRCRVNWKQTEDPSQQLKAGDVVSIQGLGRFKLLEVDGITKKGRIRVRAGKFI, encoded by the coding sequence ATGAGACCGGAGTTTTATGAGCATTTTCACCCTGATGAACGCGCATTCGTAGATCGTGCCTGGGAGTGGACCCAGCAGGCGGGGAGGTACCATGAGCTGAAGCGGACGGATTTTCTCGATCCGCGGCAGGCGCACATCCTGAGCACGCTGGTGAACCGTCATGCGGATGTGGCGCTGAGGCTGGATGGCGGGTATCCTGAGGCGGAGCGGCGCAGGGCGATTATAGCGCCGGATTATCTCCCGCTGGAGCATGAACCGGCAGCAATCGTCGTGCTGTCGGTCTCTTCTGTTGACCGAACGCTGGCCGAGCTGGATCATGGCGATTATATGGGCGCGATACTTGGATTGGGTATGAAACGCGACCGAATTGGGGATATTCATGTTCATGAGGATGGCTGTCATGCGCTCGTGGCGCAGGAGATTGCCGACTATATGGATGTGCACCTAAGACAGGTACATCGTGTGCAGGTGCTCACCGAGCTGTTGCCGCTGGAGAGGCTGCGCACGGCACAGCAGCAACTGGAGGAGATGAGCTTCACGGTCGCCTCGATGCGACTGGATGGCATCTGCAGCGATGTGTACCGGATAAGTCGGGCGAAGATCGTCGATCCGATCCGCGCGGGGCGCTGCCGTGTGAACTGGAAGCAGACGGAAGACCCCTCGCAGCAGCTCAAAGCTGGCGATGTGGTGTCGATACAAGGTCTGGGGCGGTTCAAGCTGCTGGAGGTGGACGGAATAACGAAGAAAGGCCGGATTCGGGTGCGAGCGGGCAAATTTATTTAA
- the ileS gene encoding isoleucine--tRNA ligase, whose protein sequence is MNRVDVKEKARSRELKVLEQWKREDTFRKSIENRAGRPNFVFYDGPPTANGAPHIGHVLGRVIKDFIGRYKTMSGYRVVRKAGWDTHGLPVELGVEKQLGISGKQEIEKYGVEKFVKQCKASVFEYEKQWRELTEAIGYWTDMENPYITLDNHYIESIWHILSKLHGEGRLYRGHRVSPYCPCCQTTLSSHEVAQGYEDVKDLSATVKFRLKDRDASILAWTTTPWTLPANVALAVHPELVYNEVRKDGETYIVAENLVESVMKEGYEVIGSLKGAELAGLAYEPPFQYATVEGGHVVISADFVTDSSGTGIVHIAPAHGDDDYKAARQHKIGMLSVVDSAGKYTEAVTDFAGRFVKDGQLDIDIVKMLSERKLLFSKERYEHSYPFCWRCKSPLIYYAMESWFIETTAVKDQLIANNNTVEWYPPHIKDGRFGKFLEDLVDWNISRNRYWGTPLNVWVCTDCKGEYAPHSAEDMRSRAIGQVTADLELHKPYVDDVQLHCPHCEGGVMNRTSEVIDVWFDSGSMPFAQHHYPFENKETFEQQYPADMICEGIDQTRGWFYSLLAVSTLYNGKAPYKAVISTGHILDENGQKMSKSKGNVIDPWEIINEYGTDAFRWALLADSAPWSSKRFSRGIVGEAKSKVIDTLVNTHAFYVLYASIDGFDPSQHAPVRSTAKLDRWILSRLNTLIKQVSKGLEANDFLNSAKAIEVFVDELSNWYIRRSRDRFWGSGLGEDKVHAYQTLREVLLTLSRLMAPYTPLIADEIYMNLGGGASVHLADYPSADEAAIDEALERDMETAQQIVELARNVRNETGVKTRQPLSELIVSLDRAFLLEEYEEIIKDEINVKAITVQNDDNGFVDFVLKLNLKLAGKKYGKQVGPIQSYLKGLSASETSAIVRTGSFSFTTAEGEALQIGVDELLVEKQAKSGFASASGYQMTVALNTDITPELVQEGWVREIIRAVQDTRKKLDLPIEKRVALTLKLDDELLAAAQAFEHVLRDNVLVTSIAYGEAAGMEQAQAGDRMIGIAIE, encoded by the coding sequence ATGAATCGTGTAGATGTCAAGGAAAAAGCGCGCAGCCGCGAGCTGAAGGTGCTGGAGCAATGGAAACGAGAGGATACCTTTCGCAAATCGATCGAAAACCGCGCAGGTCGCCCGAACTTTGTGTTCTATGATGGGCCGCCGACTGCCAATGGCGCGCCGCATATCGGCCATGTGCTCGGTCGTGTCATCAAGGACTTTATCGGTCGCTACAAGACGATGTCGGGCTATCGGGTTGTTCGTAAGGCGGGCTGGGATACACATGGCTTGCCGGTAGAGCTAGGCGTTGAGAAGCAGCTAGGTATCTCCGGCAAGCAGGAGATTGAGAAATACGGCGTCGAGAAGTTTGTGAAGCAATGCAAGGCGAGCGTGTTCGAGTATGAGAAGCAATGGCGCGAGCTGACCGAGGCCATCGGTTACTGGACAGACATGGAGAACCCTTACATCACACTCGACAACCATTATATCGAGAGCATCTGGCATATTCTCTCCAAGCTGCATGGCGAGGGACGGCTCTACCGCGGTCATCGGGTCAGCCCGTACTGTCCGTGCTGTCAGACCACGCTTAGCTCACATGAGGTGGCACAGGGCTATGAGGATGTCAAGGATCTGAGCGCGACGGTGAAATTCCGACTGAAGGATCGGGACGCTTCGATTCTGGCATGGACGACAACCCCATGGACGCTGCCGGCCAACGTGGCGCTGGCTGTCCATCCTGAGCTGGTATACAACGAGGTGCGCAAGGACGGGGAGACATACATTGTAGCGGAGAATCTGGTTGAGAGCGTGATGAAGGAGGGGTATGAGGTCATCGGCTCGCTCAAGGGCGCTGAGCTCGCTGGGCTGGCTTACGAGCCTCCATTCCAGTATGCGACTGTCGAGGGCGGACATGTCGTCATCAGCGCTGATTTTGTCACCGATTCGAGCGGTACAGGGATCGTCCACATCGCGCCTGCGCACGGTGACGATGACTACAAGGCGGCTCGCCAGCATAAGATTGGGATGCTTAGTGTTGTCGATAGCGCAGGCAAGTATACCGAGGCTGTGACTGATTTTGCGGGAAGGTTTGTCAAGGACGGGCAGCTCGATATTGACATTGTGAAGATGCTGAGCGAGCGCAAGCTGCTGTTCAGCAAGGAGCGCTACGAGCATAGCTATCCGTTCTGCTGGCGTTGCAAGTCGCCGCTGATCTACTATGCGATGGAGAGCTGGTTCATCGAGACGACGGCGGTGAAGGATCAACTGATCGCCAATAACAATACCGTGGAATGGTATCCGCCGCATATTAAGGATGGCCGCTTCGGCAAGTTCCTGGAGGATCTTGTGGACTGGAATATCAGCCGTAACCGCTATTGGGGCACGCCGCTTAACGTCTGGGTATGTACGGATTGCAAGGGGGAATACGCTCCGCATAGCGCAGAGGATATGCGCAGCCGTGCCATCGGCCAGGTTACCGCTGATCTGGAGCTGCATAAGCCGTATGTGGATGATGTTCAATTGCACTGCCCGCACTGCGAGGGCGGCGTAATGAATCGAACCTCCGAGGTGATCGATGTCTGGTTTGACAGCGGCTCGATGCCGTTCGCTCAGCATCATTATCCATTCGAGAATAAGGAAACGTTCGAGCAGCAATACCCGGCGGATATGATCTGTGAAGGGATTGACCAGACGCGCGGCTGGTTCTATAGTCTGCTGGCTGTATCGACGCTGTATAACGGCAAGGCGCCGTATAAGGCAGTCATCTCGACCGGTCATATTCTGGATGAGAATGGCCAGAAGATGTCGAAGTCGAAGGGCAACGTTATCGATCCGTGGGAGATCATTAATGAGTACGGCACCGATGCCTTCCGCTGGGCGCTGCTGGCTGACAGTGCGCCGTGGAGCAGCAAGCGGTTCTCGCGCGGCATCGTCGGCGAAGCCAAATCGAAGGTAATCGATACGCTGGTCAATACCCATGCATTCTATGTGCTGTATGCTTCGATCGACGGCTTCGATCCGTCGCAGCATGCGCCAGTACGCTCGACAGCGAAGCTAGACCGCTGGATTCTCTCCCGACTGAATACGCTCATCAAGCAGGTAAGCAAGGGGCTGGAGGCCAATGATTTCCTTAATTCAGCCAAGGCCATCGAGGTATTCGTCGATGAGCTGAGCAACTGGTATATCCGCCGTTCCCGCGACCGCTTCTGGGGCAGCGGCCTGGGCGAAGACAAGGTTCACGCCTATCAGACGCTGCGTGAGGTGCTGCTGACGCTCTCCAGGCTGATGGCGCCATATACGCCGCTGATTGCCGATGAGATCTATATGAATCTGGGCGGAGGCGCAAGCGTCCATCTGGCAGATTATCCGTCAGCCGACGAGGCGGCAATTGATGAAGCGCTGGAGCGTGACATGGAGACCGCTCAGCAGATCGTTGAGCTGGCGCGCAATGTGCGCAACGAGACGGGAGTCAAGACGAGACAGCCGCTCTCCGAGCTCATCGTGTCGCTTGACCGTGCCTTCCTTCTGGAGGAGTATGAGGAGATCATTAAGGATGAGATCAATGTCAAGGCGATTACGGTGCAAAATGATGACAATGGGTTCGTTGACTTCGTACTCAAGCTGAACTTGAAGCTGGCAGGCAAGAAGTATGGCAAGCAGGTTGGGCCGATCCAGAGCTATCTGAAAGGGCTAAGCGCGAGTGAAACCTCGGCAATCGTCCGTACCGGCTCCTTCAGCTTCACGACGGCAGAGGGAGAGGCGCTGCAGATTGGCGTTGACGAGCTGCTGGTGGAGAAGCAAGCCAAGTCCGGCTTCGCCTCCGCGTCCGGTTATCAGATGACGGTAGCGCTGAATACGGATATTACGCCGGAGCTCGTGCAGGAGGGCTGGGTGCGCGAGATTATCCGTGCGGTGCAGGATACACGCAAAAAGCTCGATCTGCCGATCGAGAAGCGCGTCGCGCTCACATTGAAGTTGGATGATGAGCTGCTGGCAGCGGCACAAGCCTTCGAGCATGTGCTGCGCGACAATGTGCTTGTTACATCGATCGCTTATGGCGAAGCTGCTGGGATGGAACAGGCGCAGGCCGGCGACCGCATGATCGGCATCGCGATCGAGTAG
- a CDS encoding RluA family pseudouridine synthase, translated as METSNRYNDENDVQEWVAEQEDAGERLDKYVAERAGEEVSRTQVQEWIKQGHVTVNRRAVKPNVKLAAGDQVQLVIPEAVPVEIIPEAIELEVVYEDSDVIVINKPRGMVVHPAPGHASGTVVNALMHHCRDLSGINGELRPGIVHRIDKDTSGLLMAAKNDAAHHSLAEQLKAHTVTRKYVALVHGNVSHDQGTVDAPIGRDPHDRKLFTVTSRGSKEAITHFIVLERLTGYTLMELQLETGRTHQIRVHMKYIGHPLAGDPVYGRSKTIALKGQALHAAVLGFTHPRTGQYMEFERPIPDDMAHELHVLRTL; from the coding sequence ATGGAAACGAGCAATCGATACAATGATGAGAATGACGTGCAGGAATGGGTAGCCGAGCAGGAGGATGCAGGCGAGCGGCTGGACAAGTATGTCGCAGAGCGCGCCGGCGAGGAGGTCTCTCGAACCCAGGTGCAGGAATGGATTAAGCAGGGGCATGTAACCGTAAATAGGCGTGCTGTGAAGCCCAATGTGAAGCTGGCTGCAGGCGATCAGGTGCAGCTCGTCATTCCTGAGGCGGTGCCGGTCGAAATCATACCGGAGGCGATCGAGCTTGAGGTGGTCTATGAGGATAGCGATGTCATCGTCATCAACAAGCCGCGCGGCATGGTCGTTCATCCGGCCCCTGGACATGCATCAGGCACGGTGGTGAACGCTCTTATGCATCATTGCCGCGACCTGTCAGGGATTAATGGCGAGCTGCGTCCGGGCATTGTCCACCGGATCGATAAGGACACCTCGGGGCTGCTGATGGCGGCCAAGAATGACGCTGCTCACCATTCGCTTGCCGAGCAGTTGAAGGCACACACGGTGACACGCAAATATGTGGCGCTCGTTCATGGCAATGTCTCTCATGATCAAGGAACCGTGGATGCCCCGATTGGACGCGATCCCCATGATCGCAAGCTATTCACCGTCACCAGTCGAGGGAGCAAGGAGGCCATCACCCATTTTATTGTGCTGGAGCGGCTGACGGGCTACACGTTGATGGAGCTGCAGTTGGAGACAGGCAGAACGCATCAGATACGTGTACATATGAAATATATCGGTCATCCGCTCGCAGGTGATCCTGTGTATGGGCGAAGCAAGACGATCGCTCTCAAAGGACAGGCGCTGCACGCAGCGGTGCTCGGCTTCACTCATCCGCGTACCGGCCAATATATGGAATTTGAGCGTCCCATCCCTGACGATATGGCTCATGAGCTTCATGTCTTACGCACGTTGTAA
- a CDS encoding LL-diaminopimelate aminotransferase, with the protein MAKINHYYTELQGSYLFSEIAKRRTKFMQENPEAQIISLGIGDVTLGLPQAVVNAMHEAVDELTQPGSFRGYGPEQGYDFLINAIIEGDYKSRGIDIQPNEVFVSDGSKCDVGNIQEIFSQDSIVAVQDPVYPVYVDTNVMAGRSGKFNKETNQYENIVYLPCSAENEFKPSLPARRADLIYLCYPNNPTGMTLTKEELKQWVEYARANNSIILYDSAYEAFIREEDVPHSIYEIEGAREVAIEFRSFSKTAGFTGVRCAYTVVPRELKALDENGNTLLVNDLWNRRHTTKFNGVSYVTQRGAAAIYSEEGKQQIAELVDYYMTNAAIIREGLQSIGLEVFGGVNAPYIWLRTPQGMDSWSFFDKLLSEAHIVGTPGVGFGQSGQGYFRLTAFGSRENTERAVDRIRKLSL; encoded by the coding sequence ATGGCGAAAATAAATCATTATTATACAGAGCTGCAGGGAAGCTACTTGTTCTCCGAAATAGCTAAACGCAGAACGAAATTTATGCAAGAAAATCCTGAGGCGCAGATTATTAGTCTGGGCATCGGCGATGTGACCCTGGGTCTGCCACAGGCCGTGGTCAACGCGATGCATGAGGCGGTAGACGAGCTGACACAGCCAGGCTCATTCCGCGGCTACGGCCCGGAGCAAGGCTATGACTTCCTCATTAATGCCATCATCGAAGGCGACTACAAATCCCGTGGAATTGACATTCAGCCCAATGAAGTGTTTGTGAGCGACGGCTCCAAATGCGATGTAGGCAACATTCAGGAAATCTTCAGTCAGGATTCGATCGTCGCTGTTCAGGACCCCGTCTATCCTGTCTATGTGGATACCAATGTCATGGCGGGTCGCTCGGGCAAGTTCAATAAGGAGACGAACCAATATGAGAATATCGTCTACCTGCCATGCAGCGCCGAGAACGAGTTCAAGCCAAGCCTGCCTGCGCGCAGAGCAGATCTGATCTATCTATGCTATCCGAACAATCCGACCGGCATGACGCTGACGAAGGAAGAGCTGAAGCAGTGGGTAGAGTATGCCAGAGCGAATAACAGCATCATCCTGTATGACTCGGCTTATGAAGCGTTCATCCGCGAGGAGGATGTGCCGCACAGCATCTACGAGATCGAGGGCGCGCGCGAGGTGGCGATTGAGTTCCGCAGCTTCTCCAAAACGGCAGGCTTCACCGGCGTTCGCTGCGCGTATACCGTGGTGCCGCGTGAGCTGAAGGCGCTGGACGAGAACGGCAATACGCTGCTGGTGAACGATCTGTGGAATCGCCGGCATACTACGAAATTTAACGGTGTCTCCTATGTCACCCAGCGCGGCGCCGCAGCCATCTATTCAGAGGAAGGCAAGCAGCAGATCGCTGAGCTCGTCGATTATTACATGACCAATGCGGCTATCATCCGTGAAGGGCTGCAATCGATCGGGCTAGAGGTGTTCGGAGGTGTCAATGCGCCGTACATCTGGCTCAGAACGCCGCAGGGAATGGACTCCTGGTCGTTTTTTGACAAGCTGCTGTCTGAGGCGCATATTGTCGGAACGCCAGGTGTAGGCTTCGGTCAGAGCGGGCAGGGCTATTTCCGTCTGACGGCGTTCGGCAGCCGCGAGAATACGGAGAGGGCGGTTGACCGCATTCGCAAGTTAAGCTTGTAA
- a CDS encoding DivIVA domain-containing protein, translated as MPLTPLDIHNKEFGRRLRGYDEDEVNEFLDQVIKDYETVIRENKELQNQVLSLQEKLNHFATIEETLSKTIIVAQEAADEVKHNAKKEAQLILKEAEKNADRIINDSLAKSRKVALEVEELKKQASIYRARFRTLVEAQLDLLGQESWDALESSHREAAANTAE; from the coding sequence ATGCCGTTGACGCCATTGGACATACATAATAAAGAATTTGGGCGCAGACTGCGCGGATACGATGAAGATGAAGTGAATGAGTTTCTGGATCAGGTGATCAAGGATTATGAGACGGTCATCCGCGAGAACAAGGAGCTGCAAAACCAGGTGCTATCGCTTCAGGAGAAGCTGAACCATTTTGCCACGATTGAGGAGACGCTCTCCAAGACGATTATCGTTGCCCAGGAAGCAGCGGATGAGGTCAAGCATAATGCGAAGAAGGAAGCGCAGCTAATCCTTAAAGAAGCGGAGAAAAATGCCGACCGAATCATTAACGATTCGCTGGCCAAGTCACGCAAGGTAGCGCTCGAGGTGGAGGAGCTGAAGAAGCAGGCGTCCATCTACCGTGCCCGGTTTCGCACACTTGTCGAGGCGCAGCTTGATCTGCTAGGTCAGGAGAGCTGGGATGCGCTGGAGTCTAGCCATCGCGAGGCGGCAGCCAACACAGCGGAATAA